A genomic segment from Chanos chanos chromosome 2, fChaCha1.1, whole genome shotgun sequence encodes:
- the LOC115804890 gene encoding LOW QUALITY PROTEIN: uncharacterized protein K02A2.6-like (The sequence of the model RefSeq protein was modified relative to this genomic sequence to represent the inferred CDS: deleted 2 bases in 1 codon; substituted 2 bases at 2 genomic stop codons) yields the protein MRAKVEQEINRLLKEGIITPVKYSEWAAPVVPILKPDGTVRLCGDYKLTVNQVASLEQYPIPKLEDLFAVLSGGQKFSKLDMSHEYQQITLDEPSQKYVTINTHKGLFTYSRLPYGVSSAPAIFQRTMESLLQGVTQVAVYLDDIIVTGTTEEDHLRNLGEVLKRLEEAGLRLKXNKCAFMETEVQYLGHIGSKALLRSADVLVHYSASQELILSCDASPYGVGAVLSHKMEDGSERPLGFMSRTLTPAERRYSQLDKEGLAVIFGIQRFHKYLYGRIFTIVTDHKPLITLFNERKQVPQMVSPRVQRWSVWLRAYKNKIVYKPGKQHANADALSRLPVPESGDEGEQGEDKVLMLELLDTAPLNAEQIRKWTAQDVILSHVREYVLKGXPVVTDSRLQPYYSRRLALSVREGCVLWGARVIVPPQGRTILLRQLHCTHAGMSKMKGLARSFVWWPGMDKEVEREVSSCGECQKNAKSPPLAPLHTWEWPERPWSRLHADYAGPFLGKMFLVIVDAHSKWMEAYAMNSSTSQATIEKLRQSFSTHGIPECLITDNGSCFTSAEFEGFLKQNGVRHFTSAPYHPSSNGLAERAEQTLKDGLKKTPGETVDTKLSRFLFSYRITPHSTTGNSPAEMLMSRKLRSTFDLLIPDLKAKIQERQLRQKQIHDPGTKLRNFQPSDEVFIRNYSYGPKWVPGVINSCTGPVSYSVVIGNGQSLRRHVDQMRARYTKEPLQPDPERVPEEVSNGSEGSVTLTPLATKDFSMEAELRETVQTVPGKAVSPEQPPNPETTTLRRSERERNSPAYLRDFVR from the exons ATGCGAGCGAAAGTTGAGCAAGAAATTAATAGATTATTGAAAGAGGGCATCATCACACCTGTTAAATATTCCGAATGGGCGGCCCCAGTAGTTCCCATTTTGAAGCCCGATGGCACAGTCAGGTTGTGTGGGGACTATAAATTGACAGTTAATCAGGTGGCTTCATTAGAGCAATACCCAATCCCCAAGCTGGAAGATTTGTTCGCAGTGCTGTCAGGAGGACAGAAGTTTTCCAAACTAGATATGAGTCATGAATATCAACAGATCACGTTGGATGAGCCGTCCCAGAAATATGTGaccataaatacacataaagGACTTTTTACATATAGTCGCTTACCGTATGGGGTCTCCTCAGCACCAGCTATATTCCAGAGGACAATGGAGAGTCTGCTACAAGGGGTAACACAGGTAGCAGTGTACTTGGATGACATCATAGTCACAGGGACAACCGAGGAAGACCATTTGAGGAACTTGGGAGAAGTACTGAAGCGGCTGGAAGAAGCCGGCCtgagactgaaatgaaacaagTGCGCGTTTATGGAAACAGAAGTGCAGTACCTGGGACACATT GGATCAAAAGCGCTGTTGAGATCTGCAGATGTGTTGGTGCACTACTCAGCCAGTCAAGAGCTTATTCTTTCATGTGATGCTTCTCCATATGGGGTAGGAGCGGTCTTATCGCACAAGATGGAGGACGGGAGTGAAAGACCTTTGGGGTTCATGTCACGCACCCTGACGCCAGCAGAAAGACGCTATTCCCAACTAGACAAAGAAGGACTGGCAGTGATTTTCGGGATCCAAAGATTCCACAAGTATTTGTACGGACGGATTTTTACTATTGTCACTGACCATAAACCCCTGATAACCTTGTTCAATGAGAGGAAACAAGTACCACAAATGGTATCTCCAAGGGTACAGCGCTGGTCTGTGTGGCTTAGAGCCTACAAGAACAAAATTGTGTACAAACCGGGAAAGCAGCACGCAAATGCGGACGCACTAAGCAGACTGCCTGTGCCTGAGTCGGGGGATGAGGGAGAGCAGGGGGAGGACAAGGTGTTGATGCTTGAGTTGTTAGACACCGCTCCCCTGAATGCAGAACAAATTAGGAAATGGACAGCTCAAGATGTGATCTTGTCACATGTACGTGAATATGTTCTGAAAGGATAGCCCGTAGTAACAGATTCCAGGTTGCAACCATACTACTCAAGAAGGCTAGCTTTGAGTGTCAGAGAGGGCTGTGTCTTGTGGGGTGCAAGAGTGATCGTACCTCCACAAGGGCGAACAATCCTGTTGAGACAGTTACATTGCACACATGCAGGAATGTCCAAAATGAAGGGATTGGCAAGATCATTCGTATGGTGGCCAGGGATGGAcaaagaggtggagagagaagtGAGCAGTTGTGGGGAATGCCAAAAGAATGCGAAGAGTCCACCATTGGCTCCACTTCATACATGGGAATGGCCTGAGAGACCATGGTCTAGACTACATGCAGACTATGCAGGCCCTTTCCTAGGGAAGATGTTCTTGGTGATTGTGGATGCACATTCAAAATGGATGGAAGCTTATGCCATGAACTCATCCACTTCCCAAGCGACTATTGAGAAACTAAGGCAAAGTTTCAGCACACATGGAATACCGGAATGTCTCATCACAGATAATGGATCATGTTTCACTAGTGCTGAATTCGAGGGATTCTTGAAGCAAAATGGTGTTCGCCATTTCACATCTGCTCCATACCATCCCTCATCGAATGGATTGGCCGAGAGGGCCGAACAAACCTTAAAAGATGGACTAAAGAAAACGCCAGGCGAGACAGTTGACACAAAGCTTTCCAGATTCCTGTTCAGTTACCGAATTACCCCTCACTCCACCACTGGAAATTCTCCAGCTGAGATGCTCATGTCCAGAAAACTAAGATCGACCTTTGACCTGTTGATACCGGATCTAAAAGCAAAGATACAAGAGAGGCAATTGAGGCAGAAACAAATTCATGATCCAGGCACCAAACTGAGAAATTTCCAACCTAGTGATGAAGTGTTCATCCGAAACTACAGTTATGGTCCGAAGTGGGTTCCCGGAGTCATTAACAGTTGTACAGGTCCAGTGTCATACAGCGTGGTCATCGGTAATGGTCAAAGTCTGCGCAGGCATGTGGACCAGATGAGAGCAAGGTACACTAAGGAACCTCTGCAACCAGATCCAGAGAGGGTCCCAGAAGAAGTGTCAAACGGTTCCGAGGGTTCAGTGACCCTGACTCCTCTGGCAACTAAGGATTTTTCCATGGAGGCAGAGTTGAGGGAGACTGTACAAACTGTTCCTGGAAAAGCTGTGAGTCCAGAGCAACCCCCAAACCCTGAGACTACAACCTTGAGacgatctgagagagagagaaattctccaGCTTACCTGAGAGACTTTGTGAGATAA